Within Pseudomonas brassicacearum, the genomic segment CCTGCTCGGCAGTTGGGCACGCTTTGATCTGTCCCAGTACACCTGGAAGGCCGGTTCCAGCCAGATGCTGAACAAGCGCGGCATGCGCGTGGCCAGCAACCTGTTTCACGTTGGCGTGCTGTTTGTGCTGGCCGGGCACTTCGTCGGCCTGCTGACACCCTCGGCGATCTACCACCATGTGCTGAGCACCGAGAACAAGCAGTTGCTGGCGATGGTCTCCGGCGGTTTCTTCGGCGTACTGGGCCTGATCGGCCTGGTGATGCTGCTCAACCGTCGCCTGACCGACCCACGGGTTCGCGCCACTTCCAGTACATCGGACATCCTGGTGTTGGTGGTGTTGCTGGTGCAACTGGTGCTGGGGCTGATGACCATCGTGGCGTCCACCGCTCACATGGACGGTTCGGTGATGGTGATGCTGGCCGACTGGGCCCAGAACACCGTGCTGTTGCGTCCGGTTGAAGCCGCTACCGCGATAGCGCCGGTGGGCCTGGTCTACAAGCTCCACGTGGTGTTGGGCCTGACCCTGTTCGTGTTGTTCCCCTTCACTCGTCTGGTCCATATCGTCAGTGCGCCGGTGTGGTACCTGGGACGTCGTTATCAAATCGTTCGGCAGAAGTTCTGAGGAGAAGATCATGGCGAGTGGATGCGGATGTGGCGGTAGTGGTGGCGGCAGCGGCGGCTGCGGTTCTTCGGCAAAA encodes:
- the narI gene encoding respiratory nitrate reductase subunit gamma; this encodes MSKWDLLLFGVYPYVALAICLLGSWARFDLSQYTWKAGSSQMLNKRGMRVASNLFHVGVLFVLAGHFVGLLTPSAIYHHVLSTENKQLLAMVSGGFFGVLGLIGLVMLLNRRLTDPRVRATSSTSDILVLVVLLVQLVLGLMTIVASTAHMDGSVMVMLADWAQNTVLLRPVEAATAIAPVGLVYKLHVVLGLTLFVLFPFTRLVHIVSAPVWYLGRRYQIVRQKF